The proteins below are encoded in one region of Nitrospira sp.:
- the rpmA gene encoding 50S ribosomal protein L27, whose translation MATNKGGGSSRNGRDSNPQYLGVKAYGGQTVTAGSIIVRQRGTKFFPGFNVDLGRDHTLFAKMSGVVKFEGGRGKRKVSVYPSPAKS comes from the coding sequence ATGGCAACAAACAAGGGTGGCGGATCATCGCGTAACGGTCGTGACAGCAATCCACAGTATCTAGGCGTGAAAGCCTACGGTGGTCAGACGGTCACGGCTGGTAGTATCATTGTCCGTCAGCGCGGCACTAAATTCTTTCCTGGATTCAATGTGGACCTCGGAAGGGATCATACGCTATTTGCAAAAATGAGCGGCGTGGTCAAGTTCGAAGGTGGGCGAGGCAAACGGAAAGTCAGCGTGTATCCCAGCCCAGCCAAGTCCTGA